Proteins co-encoded in one Halorussus vallis genomic window:
- a CDS encoding DUF302 domain-containing protein, whose translation MREPDRRRILRAALAGTGLTLAGTSAAQDDGGGDSSGQDDGGNDDGPGDDDQNGDDSTGDDDDPDDGDDDDDDDDGLVTVANDRSFDRTVERIIADVRNRENLTLVETVDHARNAERVGEDVRPATLLVFGDSALAARLMQASPTVGVDLPHKLLVWEDDGSTYVTYDDPDYLADRHDVDDLEGPLNRLSGTLQSLATGED comes from the coding sequence ATGCGAGAACCCGACAGACGCAGAATCCTCCGTGCGGCGCTCGCGGGCACCGGCCTCACCCTCGCAGGTACCTCGGCCGCACAGGACGACGGAGGGGGCGATTCGAGCGGCCAAGACGACGGCGGAAACGACGACGGTCCGGGAGACGACGACCAGAACGGAGACGATTCGACCGGCGATGACGACGACCCGGACGACGGCGATGACGATGACGACGATGACGACGGACTCGTCACCGTGGCTAACGACCGGAGTTTCGACCGGACCGTCGAGCGCATTATCGCGGACGTCCGGAACCGCGAGAACTTGACGCTCGTCGAGACGGTCGACCACGCGCGGAACGCCGAGCGAGTCGGCGAGGACGTCCGACCGGCGACCCTGCTCGTCTTCGGCGATTCGGCCCTCGCCGCGCGACTGATGCAGGCCAGCCCGACCGTCGGCGTCGACCTCCCGCACAAACTACTGGTCTGGGAGGACGACGGTTCGACGTACGTCACCTACGACGACCCCGACTACCTCGCGGACCGCCACGACGTCGACGACCTGGAGGGACCGCTGAATCGACTCTCGGGGACGCTCCAGTCGCTGGCGACCGGCGAGGACTGA
- a CDS encoding ribose 1,5-bisphosphate isomerase → MTTSEPEVHPTVAEVAEDIADMEIRGAATIADAAAEALTAQAEDSDAADPETFRAEMRAAARRLVETRPTAVSLPNSLRYVLRGMEGQTVENLRESVLDSAAEFRTELDQAQDNLGRIGANRLRDGDTVMTHCHSTDALSCVEHALDQGKDIRAVVKETRPRKQGHITARWLREMGVPVTLIVDNAARRYLDEVDHVLVGADSIAADGSVVNKIGTSGLAVNARERGVPIMVAAQTLKLHPDTMTGHTVEIEMRDEREVLTDEEEAEINGEVGAEGLAVENPAFDVTPPRYVDAIVTERGQFPPESIVTLMRELFGDQQGGEPWEE, encoded by the coding sequence ATGACAACCTCCGAACCCGAAGTCCACCCGACCGTCGCGGAGGTCGCCGAGGACATCGCCGACATGGAGATTCGCGGCGCGGCGACCATCGCCGACGCGGCGGCCGAGGCGCTCACGGCCCAGGCCGAGGATAGCGACGCCGCCGACCCCGAGACGTTCCGCGCGGAGATGCGGGCGGCCGCCCGCAGACTCGTCGAAACCCGGCCGACCGCGGTCAGCCTCCCGAACTCCCTGCGGTACGTCCTCCGAGGGATGGAGGGCCAGACGGTCGAGAACCTCCGGGAGAGCGTCCTCGACAGCGCCGCGGAGTTCCGAACCGAACTCGACCAGGCTCAGGACAACCTCGGGCGCATCGGCGCGAATCGCCTCCGGGACGGCGACACCGTGATGACCCACTGCCACTCGACCGACGCGCTCTCGTGCGTCGAGCACGCCCTCGACCAGGGCAAGGACATCCGCGCGGTGGTCAAGGAGACCCGCCCGCGCAAGCAGGGCCACATCACCGCCCGCTGGCTCCGCGAGATGGGCGTCCCCGTGACGCTCATCGTCGACAACGCCGCCCGGCGCTACCTCGACGAGGTCGACCACGTGCTGGTGGGCGCCGACTCCATCGCGGCCGACGGCTCGGTCGTCAACAAGATCGGCACCTCCGGCCTCGCGGTCAACGCCCGCGAGCGCGGGGTTCCCATCATGGTCGCGGCCCAGACGCTGAAGCTCCACCCCGACACCATGACCGGTCACACGGTCGAGATAGAGATGCGCGACGAGCGCGAGGTGCTCACCGACGAGGAGGAGGCCGAGATCAACGGCGAGGTCGGCGCGGAGGGTCTGGCCGTCGAGAACCCCGCCTTCGACGTGACCCCGCCCAGGTACGTCGACGCCATCGTGACCGAACGCGGGCAGTTCCCGCCCGAGAGCATCGTCACGCTGATGCGCGAACTGTTCGGCGACCAGCAGGGCGGCGAGCCATGGGAGGAATGA
- the deoC gene encoding deoxyribose-phosphate aldolase, producing MDEADLAAKIDHTVLGPETTLDDVKRILDEAQEYGMNACIPPCYVAEAAEYTPDVTLATVIGFPHGQNATAAKREEAAIADADGADELDMVINVGRLKAGEREAVREDIEEVVAAVPIPVKVIIETALLSDDEKRAACEAAKEADAAFVKTSTGFADGGATVADVELMSEYLPVKASGGVGNYEQAKAMLDAGAERIGASSGVEIVEDFRENY from the coding sequence ATGGACGAAGCCGACCTCGCGGCCAAGATAGACCACACGGTGCTCGGTCCCGAGACGACCCTCGACGACGTGAAGCGAATCCTCGACGAAGCCCAGGAGTACGGCATGAACGCCTGCATCCCGCCGTGCTACGTCGCCGAGGCCGCCGAGTACACTCCCGACGTCACGCTCGCCACCGTCATCGGGTTCCCCCACGGCCAGAACGCCACCGCCGCGAAGCGCGAGGAGGCGGCCATCGCCGACGCCGACGGCGCAGACGAACTCGATATGGTCATCAACGTCGGCCGTCTGAAGGCCGGCGAGCGCGAGGCGGTCCGCGAGGACATCGAAGAAGTCGTCGCCGCGGTGCCGATTCCCGTCAAGGTCATCATCGAAACCGCGCTGCTCTCCGACGACGAGAAGCGCGCGGCCTGCGAGGCCGCGAAGGAGGCCGACGCCGCGTTCGTCAAGACCTCTACCGGATTCGCCGACGGCGGCGCGACGGTCGCGGATGTCGAACTGATGAGCGAGTACCTCCCGGTGAAGGCCAGCGGCGGCGTCGGGAACTACGAGCAGGCGAAGGCGATGCTCGACGCCGGCGCCGAGCGCATCGGCGCGAGTTCGGGCGTCGAAATCGTCGAGGACTTCCGCGAGAACTACTGA
- a CDS encoding mechanosensitive ion channel family protein — translation MNVPQIVLQADGGPLGNLPGWLGNALSDIVAALPRLLGAIVILIIGWIVGAALGKVVAGVADRIGLDGYARDTPLGRMMGGSRDALSNFLGKVTAWFIYALAILAAANTLAIPILSQWIATAVSYLPAFIAGLLVIIGGFIVADFIGDAINRTRAAAQTAYTQYFATGVRMFLYFTAVVIGLDTMGIDVQILYLFARALAWGLAAGLALAIGIAFGWGGHDYVANHIGEWAGRARQGAPTSQSQSETTGDD, via the coding sequence ATGAACGTACCACAAATCGTACTTCAGGCGGACGGCGGACCGTTAGGAAACCTACCGGGATGGCTCGGCAACGCGCTCTCGGATATCGTGGCGGCGCTCCCGCGACTCCTCGGCGCGATAGTCATCCTGATAATCGGCTGGATCGTCGGCGCGGCGCTCGGGAAGGTCGTCGCCGGCGTCGCGGACAGGATCGGACTCGACGGCTACGCACGCGATACCCCGCTCGGTCGGATGATGGGCGGGTCGCGCGACGCGCTGTCGAACTTCCTCGGGAAGGTGACGGCGTGGTTCATCTACGCGCTCGCCATCCTGGCGGCGGCGAACACGCTCGCCATCCCGATTCTCTCGCAATGGATCGCGACCGCGGTGTCGTACCTCCCGGCGTTCATCGCCGGCCTGCTGGTCATCATCGGCGGGTTCATCGTCGCAGACTTCATCGGCGACGCAATTAACCGGACCCGCGCGGCGGCCCAGACCGCCTACACCCAGTACTTCGCGACCGGCGTCCGGATGTTCCTGTACTTCACCGCGGTCGTCATCGGCCTCGACACGATGGGTATCGACGTCCAGATACTCTACCTGTTCGCGCGGGCGCTGGCGTGGGGCCTCGCGGCGGGACTCGCGCTCGCCATCGGCATCGCGTTCGGGTGGGGCGGCCACGACTACGTCGCCAACCACATCGGCGAGTGGGCGGGCCGGGCGCGCCAGGGCGCGCCGACCTCCCAGTCGCAGTCCGAGACGACCGGCGACGACTGA
- a CDS encoding tRNA (N(6)-L-threonylcarbamoyladenosine(37)-C(2))-methylthiotransferase — MARYHIETYGCTSNRGESREIERRLRDAGHHRVDGPDAADVAILNTCTVVEKTERNMLTRAKELEDETADLIVTGCMALAQGEEFQSAGVDADVLHWDEVPTAVTNGECPTTTPDAEPVLDGVIGILPIARGCMSDCSYCITKRATGKIDSPPVEENVRKARALVHAGAKEIRITGQDTGVYGWDKGERKLHELLSRICDIEGDFRVRVGMANPKGVHGIREELAEVFAENEKLYNFIHAPVQSGSNDVLGDMRRQHQVDEYVEIVETFDEHLDYWTLSTDFIVGFPTETDEDHAQSLALLRETRPEKINVTRFSKRPGTDAADMKGLGGTLKKERSKEMTDLKMEVVADAYDAMVGETHEVLVVEPGTGDSVKCYDEAYRQVIVRNAPEHGIEVGDFVDVEITGHSTVYAFGEPV, encoded by the coding sequence ATGGCCCGCTATCACATCGAAACCTACGGTTGCACGTCCAACCGGGGCGAGAGCCGCGAGATAGAGCGGCGGCTCCGCGACGCCGGCCACCACCGGGTGGACGGCCCCGACGCGGCCGACGTGGCGATTCTCAACACCTGCACGGTGGTCGAGAAGACCGAGCGCAACATGCTCACCCGGGCCAAAGAACTCGAAGACGAAACCGCCGACCTCATCGTGACGGGCTGTATGGCGCTGGCCCAGGGCGAGGAGTTCCAGAGCGCCGGCGTCGACGCCGACGTGCTCCACTGGGACGAGGTTCCGACGGCGGTCACCAACGGGGAGTGTCCGACCACGACGCCCGACGCCGAACCCGTCCTCGACGGCGTCATCGGCATCCTCCCCATCGCGCGCGGGTGCATGTCCGACTGTTCGTACTGCATCACCAAGCGCGCGACCGGCAAGATAGACTCCCCACCGGTCGAAGAGAACGTCAGGAAGGCGCGGGCGCTCGTCCACGCCGGCGCGAAGGAGATTCGGATCACCGGCCAGGACACGGGCGTCTACGGCTGGGACAAGGGCGAGCGAAAGCTCCACGAACTCCTCTCGCGCATCTGCGACATCGAGGGCGACTTCCGGGTTCGCGTGGGGATGGCCAACCCGAAGGGCGTCCACGGCATCCGCGAGGAACTCGCCGAGGTGTTCGCCGAGAACGAGAAGCTCTATAACTTCATCCACGCGCCGGTCCAGTCCGGTTCGAACGACGTGCTCGGAGATATGCGTCGCCAGCACCAGGTCGACGAGTACGTCGAAATCGTCGAGACGTTCGACGAACACCTCGACTACTGGACGCTCAGCACCGACTTCATCGTCGGCTTCCCGACCGAAACCGACGAGGACCACGCCCAGAGCCTCGCGCTCCTGCGCGAGACGCGCCCGGAGAAGATCAACGTCACGCGCTTCTCGAAGCGCCCCGGCACCGACGCCGCCGACATGAAGGGGCTGGGTGGGACGCTCAAGAAGGAGCGTTCGAAGGAGATGACCGACCTCAAGATGGAGGTCGTCGCCGACGCCTACGACGCGATGGTCGGCGAAACCCACGAGGTGCTGGTCGTCGAACCCGGGACGGGCGACTCGGTGAAGTGCTACGACGAGGCCTACCGACAGGTCATCGTCCGGAACGCCCCCGAGCACGGGATCGAGGTCGGAGACTTCGTGGACGTCGAGATTACGGGCCACAGCACGGTGTACGCGTTCGGGGAACCGGTCTGA